From a single Stackebrandtia endophytica genomic region:
- the hemE gene encoding uroporphyrinogen decarboxylase produces MATNGAVNESVFLRACRGEDVAHTPVWFMRQAGRSLPEYRKLREGIPMLEACRTPELICEITLQPVRRHNVDAAIFFSDIVVPLAAVGVDVDIVPGTGPVVAEPIRDMAAVERLRDLTEEDVPYITQAVRLLRDELGATPLIGFAGAPFTLASYLVEGGPSRTHAQTKALMYGAPEVWHALCERLAAITSRFLRVQIDAGANAVQLFDSWAGALSLADYETFVAPHSTRVLSSVEGLGVPRIHFGVGTAHLLTAMGEAGADVVGVDWRTPLDKAAGLVGGRAVQGNLDPCTVMAPDAVLEREVRRILAEGKAAPGHIFNLGHGVLPETDPDALTRTVELVHEHSAR; encoded by the coding sequence ATGGCTACCAACGGTGCGGTGAATGAGTCGGTGTTCCTGCGAGCCTGCCGAGGGGAGGACGTCGCACACACCCCGGTGTGGTTCATGCGGCAAGCCGGGCGTTCCCTGCCGGAATACCGGAAGCTGCGTGAGGGCATCCCGATGTTGGAGGCGTGCCGCACCCCCGAACTGATCTGCGAGATAACCCTGCAGCCGGTTCGGCGTCACAACGTCGACGCGGCGATCTTCTTCTCCGACATCGTGGTTCCGTTGGCCGCCGTGGGCGTTGACGTGGACATCGTCCCCGGGACCGGACCCGTTGTGGCCGAGCCGATCCGGGACATGGCGGCGGTGGAGCGGCTGCGCGACCTCACCGAGGAGGACGTCCCCTACATCACGCAGGCGGTTCGGCTGCTGCGCGACGAACTGGGCGCGACCCCGTTGATCGGATTCGCCGGTGCCCCGTTCACGCTGGCCAGTTACCTCGTGGAGGGCGGACCCTCCCGTACTCACGCTCAAACCAAGGCGCTCATGTACGGCGCACCCGAGGTCTGGCACGCGCTGTGCGAGCGGCTGGCCGCCATCACCTCACGGTTCCTGCGAGTCCAGATCGACGCCGGCGCCAACGCCGTTCAACTGTTCGACTCCTGGGCCGGGGCGTTGTCGTTGGCCGACTACGAGACCTTCGTGGCGCCGCACTCGACCCGAGTGCTGTCGTCGGTGGAGGGGCTGGGCGTTCCGCGTATCCACTTCGGAGTCGGAACCGCACACCTGTTGACCGCCATGGGCGAGGCGGGCGCCGACGTCGTCGGCGTCGACTGGCGCACCCCACTGGACAAGGCCGCCGGACTCGTCGGAGGCCGGGCGGTGCAGGGCAACCTGGACCCGTGCACCGTCATGGCGCCCGACGCCGTCCTGGAACGCGAAGTGCGCCGTATCCTCGCCGAGGGCAAGGCCGCGCCCGGGCACATATTCAACCTGGGACACGGGGTGCTGCCCGAGACCGACCCCGACGCGTTGACCCGGACCGTCGAACTCGTTCACGAGCACAGCGCCCGGTGA
- a CDS encoding sensor histidine kinase, which produces MTSLDNRLFRDVDQWNRVWVLLVYVVLVPITVVAAFRAADWTLRVAVIGLLSLLIAWHAWFITAHPHWWEEALLPMVVYFVGVVAVLALLMPLDGVLRFAVAAFFPMAFVALPGWWSYPGVLLLSLLMVEEGLVSLWRGEIAVGGFGFAAATTVAIGLIGAMMRVIEREAIESNRINARLIDIAQENVALHRRLLERARLAGVAAERARLARDMHDTVAQGLTGIVTQLETVEVESTLDESTRRRLVMVRRLARDNLVEVRRAVAALRPAALENADLADALAAEVALWRQRNEVTADFTVTGTPQAVDAAVAEAMLRATQEALSNVARHAGARRVGVTLSYLGEAIGEDLLVLDVRDDGGGFVVGERPGFGLIGMRQRVDPLGGRVEIESTQGVGTAISVSLPLGGGG; this is translated from the coding sequence ATGACCTCGCTCGACAATCGACTGTTCAGGGATGTCGACCAGTGGAACCGGGTCTGGGTGCTGTTGGTCTATGTCGTCCTCGTCCCGATCACCGTGGTGGCCGCCTTCCGGGCGGCGGATTGGACGCTGCGCGTCGCCGTCATCGGGCTGCTGTCGCTGCTGATCGCCTGGCACGCCTGGTTCATCACGGCGCACCCACATTGGTGGGAGGAGGCGCTGCTGCCGATGGTGGTCTACTTCGTCGGTGTCGTCGCGGTGTTGGCGCTGTTGATGCCGCTCGACGGGGTGCTTCGCTTCGCGGTGGCCGCCTTCTTCCCGATGGCGTTCGTGGCGTTGCCCGGCTGGTGGTCATATCCCGGCGTGCTGTTGTTGAGCCTCCTGATGGTTGAGGAAGGCCTGGTGAGTCTGTGGCGCGGCGAGATCGCCGTCGGTGGCTTCGGGTTCGCGGCTGCGACGACGGTGGCGATCGGATTGATCGGCGCGATGATGCGGGTGATCGAGCGAGAGGCGATCGAGAGCAACCGGATCAACGCTCGGCTGATCGACATCGCCCAGGAGAACGTCGCCCTGCACCGTCGATTGCTGGAACGCGCCAGACTCGCGGGTGTCGCGGCGGAGCGGGCTCGATTGGCCCGCGACATGCACGACACCGTGGCCCAGGGCCTCACGGGGATCGTGACCCAGTTGGAGACCGTCGAGGTCGAATCCACGTTGGACGAGTCGACGCGGCGGCGGCTGGTGATGGTTCGACGGTTGGCCCGTGACAATCTGGTCGAGGTTCGCCGGGCCGTCGCGGCGTTGCGGCCCGCGGCACTGGAGAACGCCGATCTGGCCGATGCGTTGGCCGCCGAGGTCGCCCTCTGGCGGCAACGGAACGAGGTGACCGCCGATTTCACGGTCACCGGGACACCGCAGGCCGTCGACGCCGCCGTCGCCGAGGCGATGCTGCGCGCGACCCAGGAGGCGTTGTCCAACGTGGCACGACATGCCGGTGCGCGTCGGGTCGGTGTGACTCTGTCGTACCTGGGCGAGGCGATTGGGGAGGATCTGCTGGTGCTGGACGTACGCGACGACGGTGGCGGATTCGTGGTCGGTGAGCGTCCCGGCTTCGGCTTGATCGGGATGCGGCAGCGAGTCGATCCGCTGGGAGGCCGCGTCGAGATCGAGTCGACACAGGGTGTCGGTACCGCGATCAGCGTCAGCCTGCCGCTGGGTGGTGGGGGATGA
- a CDS encoding APC family permease yields MSTTPPNNPPTAPAVTTNGEEPPPTELKRAIGPGLLLLFIVGDILGTGIYALTGQVAVKVGGALWIPFAVAFIAAFLTAFSYLELVGKYPRAAGAALYTQKAFGIHFLTFMVAFTVMSSGLTSAGSAARAAATDYLPQVFEWLPDTETAIIIVAAAMLVVFALVNLRGVSESVWVNVVFTLIELTGLFIIIVVSVMAVMGGQGDISRVVDIEPAPGQSAFFAVVAGTSLAFFAMVGFEDSVNMAEETTNPRIFPRAMLIGMGVAASIYIAVALLSSWVAPIDVLIGDDPEAPGAGALLRVLELSAPGFPLWLFSVIGVFAVSNSALINMLMASRLTYGMSREGVIPKVFGRVAPLRRTPWVAIVFTAAIAICLTSYANVALLGGTTSLLLLGVFTIVNIAVLVLRRKPVEHRHFRAPTIVPILGAVISAFLVGPWSGRAVDEYKIAGIMLGIGVVLWAVTYFAHHRRNNREKADASTR; encoded by the coding sequence ATGAGCACTACGCCACCGAACAACCCCCCGACGGCACCCGCGGTCACGACGAACGGCGAAGAGCCGCCTCCGACCGAACTCAAACGAGCCATCGGCCCCGGACTGCTGCTGCTGTTCATCGTCGGCGACATCCTCGGCACCGGCATCTACGCGCTGACCGGCCAGGTCGCCGTCAAAGTCGGTGGCGCACTGTGGATTCCGTTCGCGGTCGCCTTCATCGCGGCGTTCCTCACCGCGTTCAGCTACCTCGAACTGGTCGGCAAGTACCCGCGAGCCGCCGGCGCCGCCCTGTACACCCAGAAGGCGTTCGGCATCCACTTCCTGACCTTCATGGTCGCGTTCACCGTGATGTCCTCCGGGCTTACCTCGGCCGGGTCGGCGGCCCGTGCCGCCGCCACCGACTACCTGCCGCAGGTCTTCGAATGGTTGCCCGACACCGAGACCGCCATCATCATCGTGGCCGCCGCGATGCTGGTCGTCTTCGCGCTGGTGAACCTTCGCGGTGTCAGTGAATCGGTGTGGGTCAACGTGGTGTTCACCCTCATCGAACTGACCGGCCTGTTCATCATCATCGTGGTGTCGGTGATGGCCGTGATGGGCGGTCAGGGAGACATCTCACGCGTCGTCGACATCGAACCCGCCCCGGGCCAGTCGGCGTTCTTCGCCGTCGTCGCCGGAACCTCACTGGCGTTCTTCGCGATGGTCGGTTTCGAGGACAGCGTCAACATGGCGGAGGAGACCACCAATCCGCGGATCTTCCCCCGCGCGATGCTGATCGGTATGGGGGTCGCCGCGAGTATCTACATCGCCGTGGCGCTGCTGTCCTCGTGGGTGGCACCGATCGACGTGCTCATCGGCGACGATCCCGAGGCGCCGGGAGCCGGTGCACTGCTTCGGGTCCTGGAACTGAGCGCACCCGGTTTTCCACTGTGGTTGTTCTCGGTGATCGGGGTCTTCGCCGTCTCCAACTCGGCGTTGATCAACATGCTCATGGCCAGTCGGCTCACGTACGGCATGTCGCGCGAGGGCGTCATCCCCAAGGTGTTCGGTCGGGTCGCGCCACTGCGACGCACCCCGTGGGTGGCGATCGTCTTCACCGCCGCCATCGCGATCTGCCTGACCTCCTACGCCAATGTGGCGTTGTTGGGCGGAACGACTTCCCTGCTGCTGTTGGGGGTGTTCACCATCGTCAACATCGCCGTTCTGGTGTTGCGCCGCAAACCCGTGGAGCACCGGCACTTCAGGGCGCCGACCATCGTGCCGATACTCGGCGCCGTCATCAGTGCGTTCCTGGTGGGGCCGTGGTCGGGGCGCGCCGTCGACGAGTACAAGATCGCCGGCATCATGCTGGGCATCGGTGTCGTCCTGTGGGCGGTGACCTACTTCGCGCACCACCGCCGAAACAACCGCGAAAAGGCGGACGCGTCAACCAGGTGA
- a CDS encoding GNAT family N-acetyltransferase yields MTVPPSEAVAVRRFDEMDAATLYRLLRLRVAVFVVEQNCPYQELDDRDTDAGTRHLWMERDGEVAGYLRVLSEPDGFRIGRVCTASPSRGHGVGRLLMARAMELIGGAPAVLDSQTYAREFYSRFGFVSEGEEFLEDDIPHIRMRRT; encoded by the coding sequence ATGACCGTCCCTCCCTCGGAGGCGGTGGCGGTTCGCCGGTTCGACGAGATGGACGCCGCGACGTTGTATCGGTTGTTGCGGCTTCGGGTGGCGGTGTTCGTCGTCGAACAGAACTGTCCGTATCAGGAGCTCGACGACCGCGATACCGATGCGGGGACTCGTCATCTGTGGATGGAACGGGACGGCGAGGTCGCGGGGTACCTGCGAGTGCTCTCGGAGCCCGACGGGTTTCGGATCGGTCGGGTCTGCACCGCCTCACCGTCTCGCGGCCACGGCGTGGGACGGCTGCTCATGGCTCGTGCGATGGAGCTGATCGGTGGTGCCCCGGCCGTCCTCGACTCGCAGACGTACGCGCGCGAGTTCTACAGCCGGTTCGGATTCGTTTCCGAGGGCGAGGAGTTCCTTGAGGACGACATCCCGCACATCCGGATGCGTCGGACCTGA
- the hemG gene encoding protoporphyrinogen oxidase, protein MTPPRSVLIVGGGIAGLAAALRLRDTLGDAADITVVERADRLGGKLATGEFAGSPIETGAETFLVRRPEAVRLVERVGLTDRLRHPAAVSAGLVVDGRLIDMPRGTMMGIPADATGVADVVGEAALARIAAEPDTGRPLLGPGEDISVGHLVRDRLGDEITDRLVDPLLGGVYAGRADDLSLEVAIPALAKAARTHTRLTDAVASLLPPPSTAAPAPVFGTLEGGLSTLVEAVAEASAADIRLGLPVRRLERWNTGWRAEIGSTRDPYHLTADAVVLALPARPAARLLTDVDEAAAELVGELDYASLGLVSLAIPDADLPERSGFLVPATEGMTIKAATFFTKKWPHLDGGNPLSIMRASIGRYGDTEALRRDDGALVDITHRELARVLGDDLPRPVAASVRRWGGALPQYRPGHRERMIRARERLAGQPIALAGAAFDGVGIPACIASGEAAAERLREDRP, encoded by the coding sequence GTGACACCACCGCGCAGCGTCCTGATCGTCGGCGGCGGCATCGCCGGACTGGCGGCGGCGCTTCGCCTGCGGGACACGCTGGGCGATGCCGCCGACATCACCGTGGTCGAACGCGCCGACCGACTGGGTGGCAAACTCGCCACCGGTGAGTTCGCCGGCTCGCCGATCGAGACCGGCGCCGAGACCTTCCTGGTACGTCGTCCCGAAGCCGTCCGACTGGTCGAACGCGTCGGTTTGACCGATCGGCTGCGCCACCCCGCCGCCGTCTCCGCCGGGCTGGTCGTCGACGGGCGGCTGATCGACATGCCGCGCGGCACCATGATGGGGATTCCGGCCGATGCGACCGGCGTCGCCGACGTCGTGGGGGAGGCTGCCCTGGCGCGGATCGCGGCGGAACCCGACACCGGACGACCGCTGCTGGGACCGGGCGAGGACATCTCGGTCGGGCACCTGGTACGCGATCGGCTGGGTGACGAGATCACCGACCGGTTGGTCGATCCGCTGTTGGGTGGGGTCTACGCCGGACGTGCCGACGACCTGTCGCTGGAGGTCGCGATCCCGGCGCTGGCCAAGGCCGCCCGGACCCACACCCGATTGACCGACGCGGTCGCCTCGCTGCTGCCGCCTCCGTCGACGGCCGCACCGGCACCGGTGTTCGGCACCCTCGAAGGTGGACTATCGACATTGGTCGAGGCGGTTGCCGAGGCGTCGGCGGCCGACATCCGGCTGGGGTTGCCGGTGCGGCGACTGGAACGGTGGAACACCGGGTGGCGCGCCGAGATCGGCTCCACCCGCGACCCCTACCACCTCACCGCCGACGCCGTCGTGCTCGCGCTGCCCGCCCGCCCGGCGGCACGACTTCTGACCGATGTGGACGAAGCGGCCGCGGAGCTGGTCGGGGAACTCGACTACGCCAGCCTCGGACTGGTCAGCCTGGCGATACCGGACGCCGACCTACCGGAGCGCTCCGGCTTCCTCGTCCCCGCCACCGAGGGCATGACCATCAAGGCGGCCACGTTCTTCACGAAGAAATGGCCACACCTCGACGGCGGCAACCCGTTGAGCATTATGCGCGCCTCGATCGGACGCTACGGCGACACCGAGGCACTCCGCCGTGACGACGGTGCCCTCGTCGACATCACCCACCGGGAGCTGGCACGGGTACTCGGCGACGACCTGCCCCGCCCGGTCGCGGCGTCGGTGCGGCGATGGGGCGGCGCCCTCCCCCAATACCGTCCCGGACACCGAGAACGCATGATCCGCGCCCGGGAACGTCTTGCGGGGCAACCGATCGCGCTGGCCGGTGCGGCCTTCGACGGCGTCGGCATCCCCGCCTGCATCGCCTCCGGTGAAGCGGCGGCCGAACGGTTGCGGGAGGACCGGCCATGA
- a CDS encoding response regulator: MTVRILIVDDHPVVRDGLRGMLASQPDFTVVGEAGGGAEALAWLAKPVAVTSADQPDGSSVDAPAVGPERASVGVSGRFAVPEPAASVDLVLTDLRMPPPAGAALIRLIRREYPTIRVLVLTTYDTDADIIPSMEAGAVGYLLKDTPREELFRAVRLAAIGQTVLSPPVADRLVNRLRTNGERPTLSGREREVIALVAAGNSNRDIAAALFISEATVKTHLVHIYTKLGVNDRAAAVAAGYDTGILGG; encoded by the coding sequence ATGACCGTGCGAATCCTGATCGTCGACGACCATCCGGTGGTCCGTGACGGCCTGCGGGGAATGTTGGCGTCCCAACCGGACTTCACGGTGGTGGGCGAGGCCGGCGGTGGTGCGGAGGCACTGGCGTGGTTGGCCAAACCCGTCGCCGTGACCTCGGCCGATCAGCCGGACGGCTCCTCCGTCGACGCGCCCGCCGTCGGCCCGGAGCGTGCATCCGTCGGGGTTTCGGGCAGGTTCGCCGTCCCGGAACCGGCTGCTTCCGTCGACCTGGTGCTGACCGATCTGCGGATGCCGCCGCCGGCCGGCGCCGCATTGATCCGCCTGATCCGTCGCGAGTATCCGACGATCCGGGTACTCGTGCTGACCACGTACGACACCGACGCCGACATCATCCCGTCCATGGAGGCCGGGGCGGTCGGATACCTGCTCAAGGACACCCCGCGGGAAGAGCTGTTTCGGGCTGTCCGACTGGCTGCCATCGGACAGACCGTACTGTCACCGCCGGTGGCCGACCGACTGGTCAATCGGTTGCGCACCAACGGTGAGCGTCCGACCTTGAGCGGACGAGAACGCGAGGTCATCGCCTTGGTGGCCGCCGGCAACTCCAACCGGGACATCGCGGCGGCACTGTTCATCAGCGAGGCGACCGTCAAGACCCATCTGGTTCACATCTACACCAAGCTCGGTGTCAACGACCGTGCCGCCGCGGTGGCGGCAGGCTACGACACCGGCATCCTGGGAGGTTGA
- the msrB gene encoding peptide-methionine (R)-S-oxide reductase MsrB codes for MTNDPWRDKLTDAEYRVLRQGGTEPAFTGEYTDTETIGVYCCRACGAELFTSDTKYHSGCGWPSFADAKNAAVKLLEDRSMGMLRTEVRCANCDSHLGHLFSGEGLAPKDMPDERYCINSISLKLRPA; via the coding sequence GTGACCAACGATCCGTGGCGTGACAAACTCACCGATGCCGAGTACCGGGTTCTGCGACAGGGCGGCACCGAGCCGGCCTTCACCGGGGAGTACACCGATACCGAGACCATCGGGGTGTACTGCTGCCGAGCCTGCGGTGCCGAGCTGTTCACCAGTGACACCAAGTACCACTCCGGTTGCGGATGGCCGTCGTTCGCCGATGCGAAGAACGCGGCGGTGAAACTGCTCGAAGACCGGTCGATGGGTATGTTGCGCACCGAGGTCCGTTGCGCCAACTGCGACTCCCACCTGGGTCACCTGTTCAGTGGTGAGGGCTTGGCGCCCAAGGACATGCCCGATGAGCGCTACTGCATCAACTCAATCAGTCTGAAGCTTCGCCCGGCATGA
- the hemQ gene encoding hydrogen peroxide-dependent heme synthase, which yields MSTGGNPNAARIKELNDTIRYTMWSVFKATTPLPGLRDDLANDVEALYHQLGEHGVTVRGTYDVSGLRADADLMVWWHAENSDDLQAAYSQFRRTSLGRHLEPVWSQLALHRPAEFNKSHIPAFLADDDPREYICVYPFVRSYEWYLLEDAERREMLSEHGKMARNYPDVRTNTVASFALGDYEWMLAFEADELHRLLDLMRTLRASRARRHVREETPFYTGRRRSIAEIVNSLP from the coding sequence ATGTCAACAGGCGGCAATCCGAACGCGGCACGAATCAAGGAACTCAACGACACGATCCGCTACACCATGTGGTCGGTGTTCAAGGCCACCACACCACTGCCGGGCCTGCGCGACGACCTGGCCAACGACGTCGAAGCCCTCTACCACCAACTGGGGGAGCACGGTGTCACGGTCCGCGGCACCTACGACGTGTCGGGGCTGCGCGCCGACGCCGACCTCATGGTGTGGTGGCACGCCGAGAACAGCGACGACCTGCAGGCCGCCTACAGCCAGTTCCGGCGCACGTCACTGGGACGCCACCTCGAACCCGTCTGGTCGCAACTGGCGCTGCATCGGCCCGCCGAGTTCAACAAGAGCCACATCCCGGCGTTCCTCGCCGACGACGACCCGCGTGAGTACATCTGCGTCTACCCGTTCGTGCGTTCCTACGAGTGGTACCTGCTGGAAGACGCCGAGCGGCGCGAAATGCTGTCCGAGCACGGCAAGATGGCGCGGAACTACCCCGACGTGCGCACCAACACCGTCGCCTCATTCGCCCTGGGTGACTACGAGTGGATGCTGGCCTTTGAAGCCGACGAGCTGCACCGACTGCTCGACCTGATGCGGACGCTGCGCGCCTCCCGGGCCCGCCGCCACGTCCGCGAGGAGACCCCGTTCTACACCGGACGTCGCCGGTCGATCGCCGAGATCGTCAACTCGCTGCCTTAA
- a CDS encoding DUF418 domain-containing protein: MSSSASTARAAPTVIGPVTGAQRIAAPDLARGLMLAFVALANSVIYLYDRPYGTRQHIVEDGSFDRITAFLTTILVECRGYPLFAALFGYGIVGAYLRRREAGYGDADARRMLRRRGWWLVAFGAAHALLLFSGDILGLYGLLSLLLLTMLKLRDRTVLFIAAGWLVIAGLFQGLAYSDSGPHEERSFFWSFAIADPVTAAGSRAVEWLMTPFGLLGVFTAALAGMWAARRDLLARPDRHRRLLRTVAFVGVTASMLGGLPVGLQVAHVIPSTSFVTDYAFSTLHVVTGVLGGLGYAALIGLVAHRFTADGGGPITRAITACGRRSLSCYLFQSIVFVALFAPYTLGMGAWLGSAATAGIALATWALSVGLAELMRRADHPGPAEMLLRRLGGSRRI, from the coding sequence GTGTCCTCATCCGCCTCGACGGCTCGTGCCGCACCCACGGTCATCGGCCCGGTCACCGGCGCCCAACGCATCGCCGCCCCCGACCTGGCTCGTGGCCTGATGCTGGCGTTCGTCGCATTGGCCAACTCGGTGATCTACCTGTACGACAGGCCCTACGGTACCCGACAGCACATTGTGGAGGATGGCTCGTTCGATCGGATCACGGCCTTTCTCACCACGATCCTGGTCGAGTGTCGGGGATACCCGCTGTTCGCCGCGCTGTTCGGTTACGGGATCGTGGGGGCTTACCTGAGGCGGCGGGAGGCGGGGTACGGCGACGCCGACGCCCGTCGGATGTTGCGGCGCCGCGGCTGGTGGCTGGTCGCCTTCGGCGCCGCACACGCGCTCCTGCTGTTCTCCGGCGACATCCTGGGGTTGTACGGACTGTTGTCGCTGTTGTTGCTGACGATGTTGAAACTGCGTGACCGCACCGTCCTGTTCATCGCCGCCGGCTGGCTCGTCATCGCCGGGCTGTTCCAGGGATTGGCCTACAGCGACTCCGGTCCACATGAGGAACGCTCGTTCTTCTGGTCGTTCGCCATCGCGGACCCGGTGACGGCGGCCGGATCACGGGCCGTGGAGTGGTTGATGACCCCGTTCGGGCTGCTGGGCGTCTTCACCGCGGCCCTCGCCGGGATGTGGGCGGCCCGCCGTGACCTGTTGGCGAGACCCGATCGGCACCGACGCCTGCTGCGAACCGTGGCGTTCGTCGGTGTGACCGCATCGATGTTGGGAGGACTACCGGTGGGATTGCAAGTGGCACATGTGATCCCGTCGACCTCGTTCGTCACCGACTACGCGTTCTCCACGCTGCACGTGGTCACCGGAGTTCTCGGTGGCCTGGGCTATGCGGCACTGATCGGGCTGGTGGCCCACCGCTTCACCGCCGACGGCGGCGGCCCGATCACCCGGGCGATCACCGCCTGCGGGCGACGGTCGCTGAGTTGCTATCTGTTCCAATCGATTGTCTTCGTCGCGCTGTTCGCCCCGTACACCCTGGGCATGGGGGCGTGGCTGGGGTCGGCGGCCACCGCCGGGATCGCGTTGGCGACCTGGGCGCTCAGTGTCGGGTTGGCCGAACTGATGCGTCGGGCGGACCACCCCGGCCCCGCCGAGATGCTGCTGCGCCGACTCGGCGGCAGTCGGCGGATTTGA